In Deltaproteobacteria bacterium GWC2_55_46, a single window of DNA contains:
- a CDS encoding phosphoribosylamine--glycine ligase translates to MKVLIIGSGGREHALAWKLSQSKKVSRLFIAPGNPGTARHGENVAISAEDIEGLKAFALKEQINLTVVGPELPLTLGITDSFTMAGLKVFGPSRAAAEIEGSKAFSKELMFRHNIPTAFYKRFDEPGPARSYIETHDAPFVVKADGLAAGKGVIICQRREEALHAVDLIMAKKAFGAAGKTIIIEEFLTGEEASFLAITDGRTVLPLAPAQDHKAVFDDDKGPNTGGMGAYSPAPIVTPALEQQIMETVMLPTVKAMEAEGRPYKGILYAGLMMTSKGPRVLEFNCRFGDPETQPILMRMETDLLDLLAAAVDGKLHELEIEWKKKAAVCVVMAAQGYPGDYLKGSEIKGLADAATLKETMVFHAGTAMKDGKVVTSGGRVLGVTALGDTIKDAIDNAYLAVGKISWEGAHYRNDIGKKALR, encoded by the coding sequence ATGAAGGTACTAATAATAGGCAGCGGCGGCAGGGAGCACGCCCTCGCGTGGAAGCTCTCGCAGAGCAAAAAGGTCTCAAGGCTCTTTATCGCCCCCGGCAACCCCGGCACAGCCCGGCACGGCGAGAACGTCGCGATATCCGCGGAGGATATCGAAGGGCTCAAGGCCTTCGCGCTAAAAGAGCAGATCAACCTCACGGTAGTAGGCCCGGAGCTTCCGCTCACCCTCGGCATAACGGATTCCTTCACAATGGCCGGGCTCAAGGTCTTCGGCCCGTCCAGGGCCGCCGCTGAGATAGAGGGGAGCAAGGCGTTCAGCAAGGAGCTGATGTTTCGCCACAACATCCCCACAGCCTTCTACAAGCGTTTCGACGAGCCTGGCCCGGCACGGTCGTATATAGAGACTCACGACGCGCCATTTGTCGTAAAGGCGGACGGGCTTGCCGCTGGCAAGGGCGTCATAATCTGCCAGAGACGGGAAGAGGCCCTTCATGCGGTAGACCTCATAATGGCGAAGAAGGCCTTTGGCGCCGCGGGCAAGACGATAATAATAGAAGAGTTCCTCACAGGCGAAGAGGCATCTTTCCTCGCGATAACCGACGGCAGGACCGTCCTGCCCCTTGCCCCGGCGCAGGACCACAAGGCGGTATTCGACGACGACAAAGGCCCCAATACCGGAGGCATGGGCGCGTACTCTCCGGCGCCTATCGTCACCCCAGCCCTTGAGCAACAGATAATGGAGACGGTCATGCTCCCGACCGTAAAAGCGATGGAGGCCGAGGGCAGGCCCTATAAAGGCATACTTTACGCCGGCCTCATGATGACATCGAAGGGGCCAAGGGTGCTGGAGTTCAATTGCAGGTTCGGCGACCCCGAGACCCAGCCCATACTCATGCGGATGGAGACAGACCTCTTAGACCTGCTTGCCGCCGCAGTGGATGGCAAACTGCACGAGCTTGAAATTGAATGGAAGAAGAAGGCCGCTGTCTGCGTTGTCATGGCCGCGCAGGGCTACCCCGGAGACTATCTCAAGGGGAGCGAGATAAAAGGCCTTGCGGATGCGGCTACCCTGAAAGAGACCATGGTCTTCCACGCCGGCACAGCCATGAAGGATGGCAAGGTAGTCACCTCCGGAGGCCGGGTGCTTGGAGTTACGGCCCTGGGAGATACGATAAAAGACGCGATAGACAACGCCTAC
- a CDS encoding bifunctional phosphoribosylaminoimidazolecarboxamide formyltransferase/IMP cyclohydrolase codes for MKRIRRAIISVTDKTGIVDFAKGLSAAGVEIISTGGTAELIKNAGVTVIPISSYTGSPEMLDGRLKTLHPKIHGGILGIRENPTHVKEMETNGILPIDMVVVNLYAFEETIAKGCSLEDAIENIDIGGPTMIRAAAKNHNDVAVVVDPADYVNIISEMNGKKGCLSRQTRFMLAKKVFQLTARYDAAISNYLGAVADIPEAEPKKEFPDTYTIQFEKVQDLRYGENPHQKAAFYRRRVAGRAGLADAKQLQGKELSYNNILDLNAALNLVSEFHESAAVIVKHNNPCGVAASKNGLLAAYALAYECDKTSAFGGIVSFNRKVTKDVAEDMGKIFLEAIIAPEFAPEAQQVLASKKNLRLLEIGEITPENLSFGPSDMDIKRVSGGVLLQGLDIESAADLKTVTKRGPDEKELEDLLFAWNVCKHVKSNAIIFARDGRTIGIGAGQMSRIDSTRIATRKAADAGLQVKGSVMASDAFFPFRDNVDMAAQHGVTAIIQPGGSIRDEEVIKAADEHGIAMVFTGIRHFRH; via the coding sequence ATGAAAAGGATCAGAAGGGCTATCATAAGCGTCACCGACAAGACCGGAATAGTAGATTTCGCTAAAGGGCTTTCAGCGGCGGGTGTCGAGATAATCTCAACGGGCGGCACCGCCGAGCTTATAAAGAACGCAGGGGTCACGGTAATACCGATATCATCTTACACCGGCTCACCGGAGATGCTCGACGGAAGGCTCAAGACCCTTCACCCGAAGATACACGGCGGCATACTCGGCATACGCGAGAACCCCACCCACGTGAAGGAGATGGAGACCAACGGGATACTTCCCATAGACATGGTCGTCGTGAACCTCTATGCCTTCGAGGAGACCATAGCCAAAGGCTGCTCCCTTGAGGACGCAATCGAGAACATAGACATCGGCGGGCCCACGATGATACGGGCTGCCGCCAAGAACCACAACGACGTGGCGGTAGTAGTCGACCCGGCCGATTATGTAAATATCATATCCGAGATGAACGGGAAGAAGGGCTGCCTTTCACGGCAGACCAGGTTCATGCTCGCGAAGAAGGTCTTCCAGCTCACGGCACGCTACGACGCCGCCATCTCGAACTACCTCGGCGCGGTAGCCGATATCCCGGAGGCCGAGCCGAAAAAAGAGTTCCCGGATACCTACACCATACAGTTCGAGAAGGTGCAGGACCTGCGCTACGGCGAGAACCCGCACCAGAAGGCCGCCTTCTACAGGAGGCGCGTTGCAGGCAGGGCTGGACTTGCCGACGCGAAGCAGCTTCAGGGCAAGGAGCTCTCCTACAACAACATCCTCGACCTGAACGCCGCGCTTAACCTTGTCTCCGAGTTCCACGAGTCTGCTGCCGTTATCGTAAAGCACAACAACCCGTGCGGCGTAGCTGCCTCGAAAAACGGGCTGCTGGCGGCCTACGCCCTCGCCTATGAGTGCGACAAGACCTCTGCGTTCGGCGGGATCGTCAGTTTCAACAGGAAAGTAACGAAGGATGTGGCCGAGGATATGGGGAAGATATTCCTTGAGGCGATCATCGCCCCGGAGTTCGCCCCGGAGGCCCAACAAGTACTGGCCTCAAAGAAGAACCTCCGCCTCCTGGAGATCGGTGAGATAACGCCAGAGAACTTGAGCTTCGGCCCCTCTGACATGGACATAAAAAGGGTCTCCGGCGGGGTGCTCCTCCAGGGGCTCGATATCGAAAGCGCCGCAGACCTTAAGACAGTGACAAAGAGGGGGCCGGATGAAAAAGAGCTCGAAGACCTTCTCTTCGCGTGGAACGTCTGCAAGCACGTAAAGAGCAATGCCATCATATTCGCCCGTGACGGCAGGACGATCGGCATCGGCGCGGGACAGATGTCCAGGATAGACTCGACCAGGATAGCAACCCGGAAGGCGGCTGACGCGGGGCTTCAGGTCAAGGGGTCGGTCATGGCCTCCGACGCCTTCTTCCCCTTCAGGGATAACGTCGACATGGCCGCACAGCACGGGGTCACCGCCATAATCCAGCCCGGCGGCTCGATACGGGACGAAGAGGTCATAAAGGCGGCTGACGAGCATGGCATCGCCATGGTATTTACAGGCATCAGGCACTTCAGGCACTGA